AACGGCATCTCTCTAACCCCCAAAACTAGGGTTTGCCTCTCCTTTAGCGCGACACTTGCGGCCCTTGTGATGAGCGTGTCGCTTATGCCGTTTGCAACTTTTGCTAGCGTGTTGGTAGAGCAGGGTGCTATAATCATGGCATCCGTGCCAAACGAGCCAGAAGCTGGGCCTGCGCCAAGATCCAAATCATCATAAATTTTTACGCCAAGATCATTTAAATTTAGCTTCAAATTTTCTTCAGCCTCCAAAACCTTCATGGCATTTTTACTAACTATGACGTGCGCCTCGCAACTATCTTTGGCAGCCTTGACAAGCTTTAAAAAGAGTCCAGCCCCACTTGCTCCAGTGGCTGCAAATACTATCTTTTTCATCTTATCACTGCCTCATCTTTGCCTGAAACTGTGGCCTGTAAAATTTTATTATCTTTTGTTCTTATCTTTATCATATCACCTAAATTTCCATCCTCAAGTGCCTTTACTTCAGCTATTATCTTAACGCCATCCTCGCTCAAAACTGCATTTAACATTTGACCTTTTTTTACTAAATTTATGGCGTTAAACTGACGCTTGGTTAAAATTTCACCGCTTTTTATCTGCACTTTTGTTATAAGAGCTAAGCTGTTTGAGTTAGAAAGTGCATCTTTTGGCCATTTGCCAAACTCAATCATCGTTGGCTGATAGTCAAGTAGGCTTAAAATATGGTTTGTATTCATTGAATTTATTGCTATGAAGGCTGGCATCTTAGCGTTAAAGCTAAATTTAAAATAGATACTTTTTAGACTCAGATCAATATCCTCAAATGAAGCTCTAAATGTACCTTTTTGACTATTTTGATCACCTAAAAAGATATTTTTTAGGACGAGCTCTTTGAAATTTGCTGGAAGCTTATTTTGTGGACTGATGCTAAGATCGCTTATACTGATACCAGGATATTCATCGCTAATTGATCTTAAAAATTGCATTTGAATCTCATCCATAATAGAGCAGTTTTTCACAAAAGCAACGCTTCCACCGCTTTTATCTTTATATGTTTTAAAATTTGCTGTTAGAATTTCATATAGTCTTTTGCTATCTATCTTGGCAGCCCTTTTGCCCTCTAAGTTTAAAATTTCATTGTCTTCGCCTTCAAAGCCAAAAGTACTAAGTGAAATTTGATCATTTAGAACGCAATACATCGGATAGATGTTGACTTCATTTGCAAAAAGTTTTGTGGAAAATAAAAAAATGAGTATAAAAAAGATGGAGCGGGAAACGAGATTCGAACTCGCGACCCCAACCTTGGCAAGGTTGTGCTCTACCCCTGAGCTATTCCCGCAGTTAAAATGAAGTCCGCATTCTATCAGATTGTTTTTCATTTGTCAAGATTTTATGGAAGTTTTATAAGAGAAATTTCACTATTTTGCAAAATTTCGCTTTGATCTGGGCTAGTTAAAAACATAAAAGTGCTTTTTAAAATATGATCTATCATGCCAGAGCCGTATTTTCCACCATTTGTTGCTATAAATTTATCATTTTCAATATTTCCAAAAATGGCATTGATCCTACCTGATTTTACCTTTAAATTTTGCGCATTTGTAGCATTTTGTATCACAAAGCAATCCTCTTTTAAAAGAGGCAAAACAAGCATCATCATGCAAACATAAGCTGCTATTGGATTTCCAGGAAGGACAAAAATAAGTTTGCCATCTTTTTCATAAGCCTTGCAAGGTTTGCCAGGTCTTATATCAATATGTGAAAAAATTTCATTGTATCCAAGCTCGCTTAGAGCCATTTTCATAAAGTCAGCCTCACCAGCGCTTGCTCCGCCAGAGCAGATAACGATGTCGTAGTTTACGGCATTTAAAAACGCCTGCTTTACAGCATCTAAATTATCTTTTATGATGCCAAGATATGAGCTATCTTGCCCAATAGAACTTAAAAGTGCAGCGATGCCAAAGGCATTTGCATTGTAAATTTCATCCTCGCTCGCTCTTTGCCAAGGCTCGATGATCTCGTTTCCACTTGAATAAATTCCAATGCTAGGCTGTTTTTTTACATTTATAAAACTTATGCCCTGTGCTGCTAGCATCATTATGCCTCTAGTGTTTAAGACCTCGCCACTTTTTAGCAAAATTTCACCAATCTTTACCTCTTCACCTTTAAAGCGATACCCATCACCTTTTTTAAGATTATTTGGTACTTTTATAAAATTTCCATCAACTACACAATCTTCAATCTTTATGATTGTGTCAGCACCCTTTGGCATCTTCGCACCAGTCATTATCTTAACGCACTCATTTTTGCCAATGCTTAGCTGCTCTTTATCGCCTGCAAAGGCACTTGCAACTATTTTATATGACTTATCTTTATCTTCAAATTTCACAGCAAAGCCATCAAGCGCAGAGTTATCAAAACATGGCAAGTCTTTTACTGCCACTACATCATTTGCCAATGTTTTACCAAGAGCCATATTGATAGGCAAAATTTCACTATCTATTTTTAATTTAAATTTAGATTTAAGCGCATCTAATGCATCATTTAGCAGCATTTTTACTCCTCAAGCCTAGTAATATTTGCACCAAGGCCTTGAAATTTCTCTTCTAAATTTTCATATCCTCTATCAAGGTGATAAATTCTATGTACCAAGCTTTCGCCATTTGCTATAAGAGCAGCTAGTATCAGTGCTGAGCTAGCTCTAAGATCTGTCGCCATCACATCGGCTGCATTTAGCTTAGCTGGTGCATAAACGCTTGCGATATGCCCATTTAATTTAATGTCTGCTCCCATTCTAGCCAGCTCACTAACATGCATAAAGCGGTTTTCAAAAAGTCTCTCATCTATCGTGCTAACGCCATTTGCCGCAAGGCAAAGCGCCATAAATTGAGCTTGCATATCTGTTGGAAAGCCCGGATACTCAGTGGTTCTTATCTCTACTGGTTTTA
This window of the Campylobacter concisus genome carries:
- a CDS encoding UbiX family flavin prenyltransferase, translated to MKKIVFAATGASGAGLFLKLVKAAKDSCEAHVIVSKNAMKVLEAEENLKLNLNDLGVKIYDDLDLGAGPASGSFGTDAMIIAPCSTNTLAKVANGISDTLITRAASVALKERQTLVLGVREMPFSTIALSQMQLLSSLGAIIAPPVLGYYAGIKSLLDTENFIIGKWLDALKIENNLYKRWQI
- the flgA gene encoding flagellar basal body P-ring formation chaperone FlgA; this translates as MYCVLNDQISLSTFGFEGEDNEILNLEGKRAAKIDSKRLYEILTANFKTYKDKSGGSVAFVKNCSIMDEIQMQFLRSISDEYPGISISDLSISPQNKLPANFKELVLKNIFLGDQNSQKGTFRASFEDIDLSLKSIYFKFSFNAKMPAFIAINSMNTNHILSLLDYQPTMIEFGKWPKDALSNSNSLALITKVQIKSGEILTKRQFNAINLVKKGQMLNAVLSEDGVKIIAEVKALEDGNLGDMIKIRTKDNKILQATVSGKDEAVIR
- a CDS encoding molybdopterin molybdotransferase MoeA, which encodes MLLNDALDALKSKFKLKIDSEILPINMALGKTLANDVVAVKDLPCFDNSALDGFAVKFEDKDKSYKIVASAFAGDKEQLSIGKNECVKIMTGAKMPKGADTIIKIEDCVVDGNFIKVPNNLKKGDGYRFKGEEVKIGEILLKSGEVLNTRGIMMLAAQGISFINVKKQPSIGIYSSGNEIIEPWQRASEDEIYNANAFGIAALLSSIGQDSSYLGIIKDNLDAVKQAFLNAVNYDIVICSGGASAGEADFMKMALSELGYNEIFSHIDIRPGKPCKAYEKDGKLIFVLPGNPIAAYVCMMMLVLPLLKEDCFVIQNATNAQNLKVKSGRINAIFGNIENDKFIATNGGKYGSGMIDHILKSTFMFLTSPDQSEILQNSEISLIKLP